One stretch of Gadus macrocephalus chromosome 12, ASM3116895v1 DNA includes these proteins:
- the LOC132469464 gene encoding homeodomain-interacting protein kinase 2-like, which produces MINDRFMIASAKQEIAILERLQVLDPDECGIVRWMGVFRHGPRICLEFELLDRSLRDLTQQTEHHILPLMQIKIILQQLARALQYLGTIGIIHADLKPENIMLTEQDTRVKLIDFGISYHVSKATIGLEIQTMFYRSPEVILGLPFTGMVDMWSLGCVVAELFIGFPIYPGNMEYDMLRYILETNGNLPVAMLDRGMKTHLFFNKGSIWRLKSARQYEERESLRAPRTRRFLISSLEGMVELGAVLGGPVPPSFTDLMKRMLRLDANQRITPRALLEHPFISLGGENQSNGGSPEPTVDPPDTSSPVSSVDPPRRKRSRVQCGPPDTSAPVSSVGPPDNGTPVSSVGLPDTVSPGSGLDPPNSSSPGPSVEPPERSNPVSTVDPPKSYCPEGSGDVEDTVDPTDSGKGSFSEGEIRDIYNLSLDSEIVRFTPTLKSLCDLNESAEELRIEENPATAEIHSTSSAPTTSCVVAMETDAGQPGVADIPIEVTQKNMNKRGLVKRLFKSMPEAIIYCCVCCCCPAPDDQD; this is translated from the exons ATGATAAACGACCGGTTCATGATTGCGTCGGCTAAGCAAgag ATCGCCATATTAGAGCGCCTCCAAGTTCTGGACCCAGATGAGTGTGGGATTGTGCGATGGATGGGTGTCTTCAGACATGGTCCCCGAATCTGTCTGGAGTTCGAGCTCCTGGACAGAAGTCTCAGAGACTTGACCCAGCAGACAGAGCACCACATTCTGCCTCTGATGCAGATCAAGATCATCCTGCAACAG CTGGCTAGAGCCCTGCAATACCTGGGCACAATCGGGATCATTCATGCAGACCTGAAGCCAGAAAACATAATGTTGACAGAACAGGACACTAGAGTGAAGCTCATTGACTTTGGCATATCCTATCACGTGTCCAAGGCAACAATTGGCTTGGAGATCCAGACCATGTTTTACAG ATCACCAGAGGTCATACTGGGGCTCCCGTTTACAGGCATGGTGGATATGTGGTCCCTAGGCTGTGTGGTGGCAGAACTGTTCATTGGCTTCCCAATTTATCCCGGCAACATGGAGTACGATATG CTGCGATATATCCTGGAGACCAATGGGAACCTCCCTGTTGCAATGCTCGACCGCGGCATGAAAACCCATTTGTTTTTCAACAAAGGATCGATCTGGAGACTCAAG TCAGCGCGGCAATATGAGGAGAGGGAAAGTCTCAGGGCGCCCCGGACCAGAAGGTTCCTCATCAGCTCGCTGGAGGGGATGGTCGAA CTAGGAGCCGTGCTCGGCGGACCCGTTCCGCCCAGCTTCACTGACCTGATGAAGAGGATGCTCCGGCTGGATGCCAACCAGCGCATCACACCACGTGCACTGCTGGAGCATCCCTTCATCAGCCTGGGGGGGGAGAACCAGTCCAACGGCGGCAGCCCCGAGCCCACCGTGGACCCCCCCGACACCAGCAGCCCAGTGTCCAGTGTGGACCCCCCCCGACGGAAGCGCTCCCGCGTCCAGTGTGGGCCCCCCGACACCAGCGCTCCCGTGTCCAGTGTGGGCCCCCCGGACAACGGCACTCCCGTCTCCAGTGTGGGCCTCCCCGACACCGTCAGCCCGGGGTCCGGTTTGGACCcccccaacagcagcagccctgGGCCAAGTGTGGAGCCCCCAGAGAGAAGCAACCCTGTGTCCACTGTGGACCCCCCCAAGAGCTACTGCCCTGAGGGCAGTGGGGACGTGGAGGACACAGTCGACCCCACTGACAGCGGCAAAGG GAGCTTCTCTGAAGGAGAAATTAGAGACATATACAACTTATCCTTGGACTCTGAGATAGTCAG GTTTACTCCCACACTTAAGTCTCTGTGTGATCTGAATGAGTCAGCTGAGGAATTGAGGATTGAGGAAAACCCTGCCACAGCTGAAATACACAG CACTTCATCCGCGCCTACCACTTCCTGTGTGGTCGCCATGGAGACTGATGCGGGACAGCCAGGTGTAGCAGACATCCCGATAG AGGTCacccaaaaaaacatgaacaagCGAGGCCTCGTAAAGAGGTTGTTTAAGAGCATGCCGGAAGCCATCATCTACTGCTGTGTCTGCTGTTGCTGCCCGGCCCCTGATGACCAGGACTAA